Below is a genomic region from Rhodococcus sp. WMMA185.
TCAATAGTCTGAGTGACACGCGGCAATCAGTCACATCAAGGCCCCGCCCTCGAGATCAGGGACGGGCTTTCTGCTCGATGTCGGCGAGGTGGCGGCAAATTCCTACCGGCATAGTTTCTGTAGTCCAATTTTCTTGGTAATGAATCAGTGAAGTGAAGTTGAATAATTTCCCATGAAAGAGTCTATTGTCATTTACGTGCGTGCTCGATGATGGGTCGGAAAAGTTGCGTCCAAAGCGGCAAGAAAAACCATATTCCGCTCAATTTAAAGGTAAAGAAAACGTAACCAACTGGTCACAGCCTAATGCCGAAACTATATCAAATTCTCGGATCTCCGAGCGCCCGACTCCTAATATCTCGATAGTCAGAACGTTCGTACCTTCAATTTTCCTGTCACGTGAACATCGCAGGATCCACAACCTTTGAGGCGCACAGACGCGGTACGGAAAGGGATGTTCGGGGAGGCAGCGCATCGTTGCCGGCACGCCCGACACGTCTGCGAGCGCGGAGAGGATTGACCCAGCATGAACACTCGAAGCATCGAGAAGCGTGCACTTGGCGCGATCGCCGCGGTCGGCGTTGCTGTTGCTCTCCCGCTCGGTGCGAGCACCGCAACGGCGTCAGCCTCCTCGTCCTCTTCGTCCTTGTCGCCCTGGTTTAACAACTGGGACGCCGTCGCGCAGTGTGAGAGCGGTGGAAACTGGTCCATCAACACTGGAAACGGCTACTACGGTGGCCTTCAGTTCTCCCCCGTGACCTGGGCGGAGCACGGAGGAAGAGGCTTGCCCTCGGACGCCAGCAAAGCCGAGCAGATCCGCATCGCAGAGAGGGTCTTGAAGACCCAGGGCCCCGGCGCGTGGCCCGTGTGCGGCAAGTATCTGAACCAGGGCGGCTCCACAGTCTTCGACGATCCTGCCGCGGTGATGGCCGCTGCCCAGGCGGCATTCGAAGCGGCCGTGGAGCTCGCGCAACGGCTCGGGTTGGATCTGAGGATCGCGCAGCTGCTGACTGGATCCTGACGCTGGTGGAGGCGAACCGACTGCTGGCCACAGCTGCTGGCCCAGTCGGTATCGGACCGTGAACGTGGTGGGTCCGCCCGGTTCGTAGCCGACGACTGAACAGCTGCGTCCGAACGCCCCGGCTGCCCTCGCCAGAATGGCCGATAATTTCCGACGTTGCCCCGAATTCGCTGGATCACAATTCCAGCTTGCGTCGCAACGGATATGTCACAGACAGTTGCATTCATCGGTGGGACCATTTTCCGTCTCGGCTGAGTCGGGCGGATCAATTGGCCGAACCGTGCACGTCTGAGCGCCGCTCGGACCAACTGGTAGCCGCCCGCAGTTGCGTATACTGAAACGAGACCAATGGGTTCAATTCGGCAGTAGCCGGTCCCAACGAATGATCCGTGTTGCAACCAAATTCTTGGCAGCAAAATACTCGGCAGGGTGAATTCTCGCCATGGGCCGATCGGGTGGTTCATGGTGCAGCGGGGAATTCACCCAAATTACCGAAAGAGCGCATAAAAGAGTTGGAGAACAATAGGTGTCATCGTTGAACGACCTCGATTTGAGTTCGGCGCGCTTCGGGTCGTCGACCGCCAACCTCCCGGAAACATCCGGCATCTTCCCTCTTTCGGCTGCTCAGCGCGGTATTTGGTTCGCTCAGCATCTCCTCGATGTCCCGATCGTGATCTCCCAGTACGTGGAGTTCACCGATCTCGATCTCGATGTCGAACTGCTGGCTGAGGTCGGGGACATCGCGGCATGTGAACTCGGAACCGGCATGCTGCGGATCGTCGAGAGAGACGGTGAACCGTTCCAGCTGATCGACGAGTCGCTCGGCCTCGAGTGGATTCACCTCGACTTCCGGTTCGAAGAGGATCCACACGCGGCCGCACATGCGTGGATGCGAGCCTACGACCGCGCACCGATGGACCTTTTGGGCGATCGGCTGGTCCGTGCCGCAACGCTCCGCCTGGGCGACAACCACTACTACGTGTACTCGCGGATCCACCACATTGCGCTCGACGGCTTCGGCGCGATGACGTTCATGAACCGGATTGCGAAGTTGTATGACGCGAGGGCGGAGGGGAGTGATCCGCCCAGGTTCCGGGCCAGTTCGCTGCGTGAAATCGTCGAGGACGAGGCGCGCTATCGCACGTCCAGTAGGTTCGCGAGGGATCGGCAATACTGGTCCGAACGAAGCCGCGACTTCCCGGATCCGATCAGTCTGGCGGGACGGTCGGAGGCCCCGGGACTGCCCTCCCTGGTGATCAGTGCCCCGCTACCGTCGACGACAGAAGCGGCGGTACAGCGACTGCTGATGCGGCAACCGGGTTCGATGTTCGCCACCGTGGCGGTGGCCGCGGTGGCGGCGTTCTTGTCTCGCCTGACAGGTGAAGACGATGTCGTGCTGAGTCTGCCGGTCTCGGCCCGCACCACTGCGAGGCTACGTAACTCCGGCGGCATGGTTTCGAATGTGGTGCCGATTCGTTTGCCGGTAGGGAACGAGACGACCGTCGCCGATCTGATGCGGTCCGCGCAACTCGAGTTGACGGGTGCGCTGCGGCACCAGCGGTACCGGCACGAGGACATTCGGCGGGACGCCGGGATCGGCGGGGGCCATCGGGGCCTCTTTGGTCCGTCGATCAACATCATGCTGTTCCAGAACGAGCTTCGAGTCGGTGACTCGGTCGGCCGCTTCAACGTGTTGGGTACCGGTCCCGTCGAGGATCTGAACGTGAATCTGTACCCCAGCATCACCGGCCAGGTGGCGCAGATCGACTTCGAGGCCAATCCGAATCTGTACACCGAGGAGGAGTTGCGCGGACACCACACGCGGTTCCTCGAGTTCCTCGCTGCTCTTGCCGATGCCCCGGCCGATCGCAGGATCGTCGATCTCGAGATTCTGTACGAGGACGAGGTTACGCATCTGGTACCTGCGCGGGGGCCGGAGCCTGAACCGGTACGTCTGCTGCCCGATCTGCTGGCCGAAGGTGTGGCCGCAGCTCCGGACGGCATCGCGATCCGTGCATCGGGTA
It encodes:
- a CDS encoding transglycosylase family protein — protein: MNTRSIEKRALGAIAAVGVAVALPLGASTATASASSSSSSLSPWFNNWDAVAQCESGGNWSINTGNGYYGGLQFSPVTWAEHGGRGLPSDASKAEQIRIAERVLKTQGPGAWPVCGKYLNQGGSTVFDDPAAVMAAAQAAFEAAVELAQRLGLDLRIAQLLTGS